DNA from Geobacter sulfurreducens PCA:
CAGGTGAGAGCCACCGCCATGAGGAGGATCACGAGGTCGTAGCGTTCGATCTCCTTTACGTTCAGGCCCAGGTTCACGGCGTGCCTCCCGGACTCAGCGCATCAACGGCGGCGCGGAACCGCTGCGCCCGCTCTTCGTAATCGCGGAACATGTCGAAGCTGGAACAGGCGGGCGAGAAGAGGACCACTCCCCCCGGCTGCGTCAGTGAGGCGGCCAGTTCCACGGCATCTTCCAGGGTTACTGCCATGCGGGTGTCCGTGAGATGCCCCAGTTCACGGGCCATTCGATCCTTTGCCTCGCCGATCAGGATCATATGCCGTACGCGCTCGGCCACGAGTCCGGCGAGGGGGGCATAGCTGCCCCCCTTGTCTTTGCCGCCGGCGATGAGGGTGATGTCGTTGAAGCTAGCCAGCGCCTTTTCCACGCTCCCCACGTTGGTGGCCTTGCTGTCCTCGAAGTACCGGACACCGTTGAGTTCGCGCACCAGTTCCATCCGGTGGGGGAGTCCGCCGAACGCCTCAACGCACGCCAACGCCCGGTCGGCATCGCATCCCAGAAGCAGCGCGGCGGCAAGGGACGCCATGATGTTCTCAATGTTGTGGACCCCGGTGATCCTGAAGCGGTCCGTGGGAAACCGCTCCTGGCGACCGGCGTGGCGGAAGATGATGGCCCCGTCCCGATAGAATATCCCCTCGCCAAGCTCCCGTTGCCGGCTCATGGGGAACACTGCAGCGCACGTCCTGCCGGCCAGACCTGCCACGATCGGATCGTCCACGTTGAGGACCGCCCAGTCCGACGCGGTCTGGTTCTTGAAAATCCGGGCCTTGGCGTCGATGTACTCCTGATAGGTGGCGTACCGGTCCAGGTGGTCTTCGGTGATGTTGAGGAGCACCGCGACCGTGGGCCGGAACGAGCGGATCCATTCGAGCTGGAAGGAGCTGATCTCCACCACCACCCGGTCCACTGCCGCCCCGGTCTCCACCAGTTCGATGAGCGGGTTGCCGATATTTCCTCCAACGAACGTCCGGAACCCGCATCCCGCGAAGAGTTCGCCGGTGAGGGTCGTGGTGGTCGTCTTGCCGTTGGTGCCCGTGATGGCCACCAGAGGCGCAGTGATGAACCTGGACGCAAGCTCGATCTCGGTAATGACCTCACGTCCGGCCCGTCGTGCCGCCTGGAGATAGGGGCTTTCCTGGGGGACGCCCGGGCTTACCACCACCGTTTCGGCGGCAGCGAAGTCGGCCTCGTCGTGACGTCCCAGCACGTAGCTCACAGGGTGGCCGGCCAGTTGCTCCAGGGGCC
Protein-coding regions in this window:
- the murD gene encoding UDP-N-acetylmuramoyl-L-alanine--D-glutamate ligase, with product MDLKGKNILVVGLARTGVAVARFLAAQGARVTVTDLRDEAALAGPLEQLAGHPVSYVLGRHDEADFAAAETVVVSPGVPQESPYLQAARRAGREVITEIELASRFITAPLVAITGTNGKTTTTTLTGELFAGCGFRTFVGGNIGNPLIELVETGAAVDRVVVEISSFQLEWIRSFRPTVAVLLNITEDHLDRYATYQEYIDAKARIFKNQTASDWAVLNVDDPIVAGLAGRTCAAVFPMSRQRELGEGIFYRDGAIIFRHAGRQERFPTDRFRITGVHNIENIMASLAAALLLGCDADRALACVEAFGGLPHRMELVRELNGVRYFEDSKATNVGSVEKALASFNDITLIAGGKDKGGSYAPLAGLVAERVRHMILIGEAKDRMARELGHLTDTRMAVTLEDAVELAASLTQPGGVVLFSPACSSFDMFRDYEERAQRFRAAVDALSPGGTP